The following are encoded together in the Acidovorax sp. KKS102 genome:
- a CDS encoding alpha/beta fold hydrolase: MLPIVFSHANSFPASTYRVLFQHLKTRGFEVSAVERYGHDPQYPVTSNWPHLVQQLADFAGPEVQRLGQRVFLVGHSLGGFLSVMAAARHPELVRGVLLIDSPLIGGWKANVVGVAKRTQVVGSISPGRVSRQRRFSWASNEEALEHFRKKKAFARWHPEVLHDYITHGLQDQDGKRVLGFDRAVETAIYNTLPHNLGRLLSKHPLQCPAAFIGGRDSDEMKQVGMAMTLRVTEGRTMMLDGSHLFPMEQPVATAAAIEAALLNLAALTPLQR; this comes from the coding sequence ATGCTGCCCATCGTTTTCTCGCACGCCAACAGTTTTCCGGCCAGCACCTACCGCGTGCTCTTCCAGCACCTCAAGACCCGGGGGTTTGAAGTCAGCGCGGTCGAGCGCTATGGCCACGACCCCCAATACCCGGTAACCAGCAACTGGCCCCACCTGGTGCAGCAACTGGCCGACTTTGCCGGTCCCGAGGTGCAGCGCCTCGGCCAGCGGGTGTTCCTGGTGGGCCATTCGCTGGGCGGATTCCTCAGCGTGATGGCGGCAGCGCGCCACCCCGAGCTGGTGCGCGGCGTGCTGCTGATCGACTCACCGCTCATTGGCGGCTGGAAGGCCAACGTGGTGGGCGTGGCCAAGCGGACCCAGGTGGTGGGCTCGATATCGCCAGGCCGCGTCAGCCGCCAGCGCCGCTTCAGCTGGGCCAGCAATGAAGAAGCGCTGGAGCACTTCCGAAAGAAAAAGGCGTTTGCCCGCTGGCACCCCGAGGTGTTGCACGATTACATCACCCATGGCCTGCAGGACCAGGACGGCAAACGCGTGCTGGGCTTCGACCGCGCGGTGGAAACGGCTATCTACAACACGCTGCCCCACAACCTGGGCCGGCTGCTGAGCAAGCACCCGCTGCAGTGCCCGGCCGCCTTCATCGGCGGGCGCGACTCGGACGAGATGAAGCAGGTCGGGATGGCCATGACACTGCGTGTGACCGAGGGCCGCACCATGATGCTGGACGGCAGCCACCTGTTCCCCATGGAGCAGCCCGTGGCCACGGCGGCCGCCATCGAGGCGGCCCTGCTCAACCTGGCCGCGCTCACCCCCCTGCAGCGCTGA
- a CDS encoding proteasome-type protease has translation MTYCVAIKLNAGLVFLSDSRTNAGLDQISSFRKMMVYEKTGDRFMVLLSAGNLSISQSVREILQTEQIKDSESGEAITIWNAKSMFDAARVLGAAVRHVHERDGAALKRSGVDFNVSLVFGGQIKGEGMRLFQVYSAGNFIEATSETPYFQVGESKYGKPVLDRVLTPETPLDEAAKCALVSMDSTLKSNLSVGLPLDLVVYEADRFATDKVICIDENNPYFRMLHDSWGQKLRQVFDSIEDPAWSGGATEVPIMVTPSRSKPLKKITNHTDRLI, from the coding sequence ATGACGTACTGCGTCGCCATCAAACTCAACGCCGGGCTGGTTTTCCTGTCCGATTCCCGCACCAATGCCGGCCTGGACCAGATCAGCTCGTTCCGCAAGATGATGGTCTATGAGAAGACGGGCGACCGCTTCATGGTGCTGCTGTCAGCGGGCAACCTGTCCATCTCGCAGTCGGTGCGCGAGATCCTGCAGACCGAGCAGATCAAGGACAGCGAGTCGGGCGAGGCCATCACGATCTGGAACGCCAAGAGCATGTTTGACGCCGCCCGTGTGCTGGGCGCTGCCGTGCGCCACGTGCACGAGCGCGACGGTGCCGCCCTCAAGCGCTCGGGTGTGGACTTCAACGTGTCCCTGGTGTTTGGCGGCCAGATCAAGGGCGAGGGCATGCGCCTGTTCCAGGTCTACTCGGCGGGTAACTTCATCGAGGCAACGTCAGAGACGCCGTACTTCCAGGTGGGCGAATCCAAATACGGCAAGCCCGTGCTCGACCGCGTGCTCACGCCCGAGACTCCGCTGGACGAGGCCGCCAAGTGCGCGCTGGTGTCGATGGACAGCACGCTCAAGTCCAACCTGTCGGTGGGCCTGCCGCTGGATCTGGTGGTGTACGAGGCCGACCGCTTTGCCACCGACAAGGTGATCTGCATCGACGAGAACAACCCCTACTTCCGCATGCTGCACGACAGTTGGGGCCAGAAGCTGCGCCAGGTGTTCGACAGCATCGAAGACCCGGCCTGGAGCGGCGGCGCGACCGAAGTGCCGATCATGGTCACCCCATCGCGCAGCAAGCCGCTCAAGAAGATCACCAACCACACCGACCGGCTGATCTGA